In Tachysurus vachellii isolate PV-2020 chromosome 7, HZAU_Pvac_v1, whole genome shotgun sequence, the DNA window GGGAGGCGAGCGTCCCTCCCTTTTAATAATCTGTGACTGCATATCTGGAAGCCTCAGACAAGCTTTTGCTTTTCCTCCCATGCTCCAATATCACACTAAGATACTGGtaagcaatgcaaaaaaatgcatttgttttttgtgtgagaATTTTCGTCTTTATTCACAAACGCTTTACATTTAGATCCTGTACAGCATTAATCCTAGGGCAATAATTCATGActcataatacattttaattgttttaccTGCAAAGGAAAGCTGTTCATGGTCAGTCCACCCACCTCCTTAGAGagctaatataaataaataaatgaatgagataaaacatttaaaaaaacaaatgaaatcgCACTGTCCGCAAAACAAAGTCAATCTATAAATCAATTCCAAATAAGTTTCACCCTCACAAATGTTTTGATGAGATTCATTTATGGTTGATTGTCAATATAGGGAACATCTATTAGCAGCATGTTCATCTTACCCATACAGATGCTGAGCACGTAGAAATGACGCATTAAGCTGTTTGCATGCCATGTGGCAGGCAAACACCTCATGAACCTGATTCAATTGTCTCCAAGTCGTTTATCCATTTGTTTAAGTTTGACGGATTGTGTCTGtagttcatttcattcattttgaatGTCAATAAATTTAGATCTGACATTTAGTCTCAAATAATTAACATATTGCTAAATAATACATAACTGTTTAGAGCACCATCGCTTTCTCAGATATAAACCCTCACACACCTGCTGCTGCCTCTGATGGTTGGCTTTCTGTTTGGCACGGCGTTCCAGAAACTGCTTGGCAAACTCTTTGGCTTCCACAGTGTCACCCAGATAGGAGCGAATAAAGTCCAGCACCTCATACGGCGACTCCACCTCCTTCAGATATGCCACAATAGTGGCCACTGTGAGAAAACCACcaagaaaacacattaaaacacactaaaatTAGAACATAAGGCTGGCACAAAAAAGGGATGCaatggaaaaagaagaaaagtgaaacaaatgaaaaagagTTAATTTACCATCCAGGGAGGAGTTTGAGTTGTTGGCAGAGGTGTTAAGGGCATGCAACATCTGCTCACACCATGTGGTAAAACCGTCCTGAGCCTTCATCCCCTGCAAAAGCTTCAGTAAGCGCTCTTCATCCTCTGTTTTTTTGCGGCGATTCATCATCAAATATTGATCACTAAAGCGACAAATTCAGAAAATATGGTTTTCACAGGATGATACAATAACTGTATATTCAACATGAATCCAGCCAACTGGTGATAGGGTTGCATGAATGTGTGCAGCACCTGAGTGAGGGGCTACTGCGGCTGTTCTTCAGGCCCATGCCACCGCGGAGGGCACTCTGGTTCTTTAGGGCCTCGTCCCAAACCCCCATGCTGCCTCCTGAGGGACTACTGCCACCAGCTGCCTTCCCATCCATGCCAGCAGAACCCCACAGACCCTCTGTAGCCCACTGTAAAGGagagcaaaacaaaaaggtATAAATGCATTCCATTTCATTACAACTAACATTTTtctaattttgtcatttttctagTGAATTTAAAATCAATCTGAATTTTGATAGAAATTTGACTGACCTAATTTATTATGTATctttacagatcatttaaaaaagtctaACTCGTATAGAAGCATATACACAAATGGGTTTAAAAGTAAATGCATAGTACTTTATTTGAAGCTACACAGaaatcttgtgtgtgtatataaatgggCTTACTCTCTGCTGTTGGGCTCTTTGCTGCTGTTTATAGAGTCTCTCAGTGTCCTGTTGAATCTCCAGCGTGTTAATGGACTTGCCCTGCTTCCCTAGTCCAGGTACCGAGCCTGCGCTCCAGCCTGAGCCGGCAGCCGCCTGACGTGGAGCCTGCTGTAGTAACTTCATCAGAAGCTCCTGCTACAGAAAAAagacacgaaaaaaaaaaagatcaggtAAAAATAAGTTAAATCATGCCACTAACACAACTGCTTAAAACTTCACACAATAGTGAGTTGACACACAGTTACATGACAGGAAAAATTCGAAAGCTCCTGAATTCCCaataagtaaagaaagaagGCCAGCATTGAACCCATTAGTGGTTTTGTCTTAGCTTTTCATTTAAAAGGCATTTCATGTCTTGCCCATGTCTACATTTATTCAACAATTTACACTAAAATTGCTGAAACCCACATAGAATATTACACACAAAACGTGCAATATTTATGCATTACTTCACTGTTACTTGCAAATACACCTGTGACCAAACCCTAACAAACAGACTATCATTTGTCTGACTAATAAAAATAAGTCTAGCTGTAAcacattcatgtgtgtgtaatgcaggAGGTGGCATGATTATGGAATGAGTTACAAGTTGcttttttatattcaaacaaacaaacaaacaccacaacATCTTATGAGCGGCCTTTATGTTCAGTAAGACTCCGAAAGGCCGTCTACTGATTTGCTGATATAAGACTTGAACCATGTTACTGTCAAAAAGCCTTGCCTGTTTACGCCTGAAGagctcttcctcctctctcctcttctgtTCTTCCTGCTGCTGTCTCCTCTTTTCTtcccttctttttctctcttcctcttctcgcTTAGCCCTGAGTTCagcctctcttctctcctggAGCTTAACAAGGCACAGATGCAGTGTTATTGGATCTGTAAGTTAATACACGTTATTAATGCTTTTTGGTCTGCAGAGGGCACCGTACTCACCTTCTGAAGCTGTTCAAGAGTTGGACCCTGAGTTGAAGAATTCATTGTTAAGTCCCATAGACTGGCCTCACCACCTACAACAATGTGAGGTAATCAAgcgtgaaattaaaaaaatgccgcTCTGACAATGTGTTCAAAGAGCAAATGAGTGCCgtaaaatggaaaaacaaaactgtgtttTACCTGTCGGCTGTGAGGCTGAGGTATGCATGTCCCACATGGACCCTGTATCTGGCACTGACATCGATCTGTTCATTGAAGGCATCATACCCTGCTCTCcgcacctacacacaccacaggacatttaattttaaaaacctGTGTAACTGTATATTATTAGGAGTCACAGGCCAACGGCACACAAAAAACTGATTCCACCCGTTTTAAGTTCCCTACATTTCCACACACTAGAAGTAATTAGCAAAAACACTATGAAACATGTAATTCATCCTTTCCCACCCCAAAATGTCACCTGATTTTGTCATTGATTTTTTAAAAGCATATGTGCTGCCATTTACTGTAACCTGAAagacgttttttttctttatgcttcctttttgtgtgtgtagatgttgaaGTGcatgacaattaaaaaaaaaaaaaaagatttttataaaaTCTCCAGGACAGACATCCAACAAGACTGACAAGAACTTTACTCCATGCAAACAAAGATAAGGCAATCACAGACAAAGCTGTTACACATTGCCCAACTGGCCATGGACACCAGAATCCatatgcctacacacacacacacaagataagctaaaaacattaaaaaccacTCAGATCAAAAAAGACGATTCTAGAGCAAAGAGAATCTTCAACACACCTGTTAATGAGTTGGAAAAGCTGATGCTGTTGCAGTTGCTGGTAGAGAGCAGCTGTAGCCAACTCTTGCTGCTTCTTCAGCCGGTCCTGATCCAGATTACactgatgcacacacatacacaaggatTAATATCTGTAGTCTGCAAGGGCAGATGGGTTATATGCTCAGATTATTAGGAAtgattaaaacaatttttatttactaattttatGCCACAAAGCTGCAAATTAGCGAATGACGAGTTGTTTCATTTTCTATAGCAATTTCTAATTCCAGGAAACTCAGTAATTATCATCAATGTGCTTGGTCTAATGTTGCTGTTTTAACCATTTCACAAAAACTTTCATggaagagacagacacacagatggacAGTTGATATGGTAAAAGTAGACGAAAAATTTCTAATTTATGGAAGTAATAATTAATTCCTGTGGTGTTTTCCATAATGTCTGTTTTACTCCTTATACAAGTCACAAAGAGAATATAATTGCAATGGCCTATTAATAGATACATGCTTTGTTCGGTAGAACAGGAAGTGAGTTTTTTTGGTGCTTGTGTGAATAATGTATGCTCACCAGGAGTGGCGGAGGGGAAGGGCCTGGTGCAAAGGGCACTCGCCCCCACATCTTAATAACATCGCCCAGAGGCTGGAAGCCCTCGTCACAGCCACGCTTCACCAGCAAAGTCATGCTGAAGTAGCCTGCCTGGAACCACTCGCACATCTCCACTGTGCTAAAGGGACCTACAGTGAACCAAACAGGACAAGAACACAAAGCACACGTTAATCAGGTCCTGCTCACCTcttcaaatatttaaagataCTTCAAAGTGCCTGCAAGCGCATTTCAAAAGGGTTCAATCTATTTAAAGGAGCATTATCTGCCACCCTTGCCTGAGAGTTTTTCCCTACAAACTTAATTATCCCCCACATTTGCTGTTACACATGCATATTAAGTGACATTTCTCTGTACCGATAAAACTACAGAAAACCAGTTTACTCAAAACTCATTTACAACAGACATCTAAGGAAAGTCAACAAACATCTGAAGAATTGTGTGttcaataacagaaataaatcaatgaggtatttgtaaaaaataaataaataaaaataagtcagTAATGATCTGTCTTTTCTGTAGATCCTGTAGTTTTTTGTCATGTGTCATGCTAATAAAAtccttaaacaaaacataattaaGCCAAAATATTTTTGATTCTATTTTTACAATGTTGGAAGGAAAACAGATAAATCTACATGTGAACGGCTCTCGTAATACCTTCATGATTTCCTCATAGTACAACATGCCTCATATCTGTGCAATCTGTAAAATGTTCATTGGAAGCATTCAATGACTTCATATATGAGTTACAGGTGACTAACTTGGTAGGAGGAAGTGTATAATCATTCTTCACAAATGCAGGTGTATtagactgaataataataataataataataataataatatagacaCATCTGAAACTCCACTTCTgcttgtttggtgtgtgtgtgtgaatgcacgTGTATCTACCCTGAATCTCTCCCTGGGGGTCTTTGTAGAACCACTTCATGGCAGAATCATGAGAGAGAGGCAGGGCAGCTGCAGTGTTTCTGCTCTCCTGCAGTGTCTGGGTGAAACACTCTTCCTCCAGAGATGTGTCCTGAAGAGCTGCAACCATTTTCTCTGCCTCCTgtgtaaatacaaacattttataattacGCAATTGTCTTATAGATGCTAAGGATTTCCAGATATTTGAGTACTCATCACAGAGTGAAGGTAGTGATAATCGACACTGCGTACACATATACAGGTTATGTTGGTTGCAAATTTCCTTTGTGGAACTCTGTCCCACAAGACCATATACCTGCTGCAGGTGCTTCATGCCCTCGTCATCCTCAGGGTCACCCCCCGTTGGTGGGAGGTCAGTAGCAGCAGAGGAAGCGGAAGGAGGGGATGAAGGCAGACTGGAGGAGGCACTAGGGCTCAGCTCAGACACTGGCTCTGATAACACTATagcacatacagacagataacGCATATGATCTCTTATACTACTTTCAAATTACAAGACATTATCTAATAACTATATAGATACATGTTAAGTAATTGCACAGAAAACTATGCAAAACGATTCAGCTAACATTTTGGCCACGGTGCTCTAATATAGAGTGCCAACATAGAACCAATGATGAGTTGAAACAATGGAAAACATCAGATTGTGGTGATGCAGATCCAGTTAAatctactggcatgtttttcaAATATGTTGTAAAAGCATAGCATAATTATGTAGTACAgaatacatttatatcatttccCATCATTTCATTagccaaagaaaataaaaataaagagaactCGCAGCaacattttttgtaattattaacaCGAATAAATTCCATATCGGGAATCAGCAGTGATATTGGCATCATATCTTAGAGAGGAAAAGTGTAGAACTATGCGCTGGTTACCTTCACTTGGCATCTTGCTGGGCATGGTAGGTGCAGGCTGAGGATCCTCCAGACAAATGGGGGCAGCAGCGGGCATGGGCACGGGCTCGGCCTGAGGAGCAACGAGGTGCATGGAGGAAGGAGAAGTGGGAGGGAGAGATTTCACCTCCACCTCACACATAGCTGCAGAGTCGGTCTCATCTAAGCATGGAAAAAATTTTATTCAGGTTAAAAGGTGCACATGAGGACTGTTAAACAATAATTTAGCCATTGAGacaaaaagctaaaaatatcattaatacattaattgTTTTAGATCATTACAGCCCCCTCCAAAGGTACTGGAACAGCAATGCCAACTATttacctgtttatttattgtccTATACACTAAAAGACATTTGGTTTTGAGATCAAATGATAAATATGAGAAGATGgatcagctttcatttcctgatatttacagcaAAATGTAATATTACTTAGGAATGTTAAACAACTTAAAACATGACTCTTCTGGTGTCAGAAGAGtgaaattctatctatctacccaATCATTTTGATCTTAAACCCAAATGGCTTCAGagtaaagcaaaagaaaaacaatgaccCCTGCCATTCCAATACTTCcagaaatgaatatatatacacgtgCCTATAACTCCAAACTTTCCCCCTTACCTCTTTCAGCTTTGTCACCAGTACTGCTGTCCTTCTCTCCATCTGTACCATCCTCGTCCTCGTCTTCTAAACCCTGAAAATCAAACTCCTCTTCTGGAATAGGGTCCTTGGAGCCCTTCTGAATGTGTGCATGTAACATTTGAGAGAGACATAGGATGACGATAGGTggataaataagaaaaataagagtCTTAGCATGTAACGTTTGTACAAAATtgtcagctacacacacagatggtTATACATTCGAACACACCTTGATGGGCATGAAAGCGCCAGAAGAGTCGAAGGTTCCCATCTCACCATCTTCTTCATCAGTGCACCACTCTGGcagtccatctctctcttcctctgctcCTTCACTTCCTGctctcctccttcctccttcAATCCCTCCGTCCCGGAAATCAAAGTCAAATTTTCTTCGTCTGACCTCGCCATGCTCCCGCCAGCCTGCTGAACGGGGACCTCCATCTttccaaaacaaaaattaaaaaggtAAAAGATGAGCAAATTGTCTACTTATAGCATCAGACTGCTAATATTAGTGGAGGAGTGTAAAAATCAACGTGCGCTCAACTTTTATGCTTTcatccatttgtgtgtgtgtgtacccgtACCATCTCGGCGTGAGCCAGCCAGTCTCCAGCTGCCTCCTGTCTCTCCACCCTCCTCCAGCTCATGCTCCTCTCGCAGCGTGCGCCAGTTATCACTATCTGAACGCATGAACTCTTTCCGCCCAGCAGAGCCCACATCCTCAAAGCCAACACGCAGCCCCTCCCTACGCAGAGGCTTCTCAAAGCGCCGCTCACCCCTACATACACAATgagattccaaaaaaaaaaaaccccaccttAGACATCTTCGATGTGGTTTGCCACTTCTAAATTTAGAAACATACATCAGACACTGAGAATGAAATGCTATTTAAGACAGGCCAGGACTCTTACAGAATTAGTCATTACATTAGCATGAGGTTTGTTTATGAAAATCTATTATTAAATGACTAATACTAAACTTGAAACTTTagactaggaaaaaaaaaatacagaacttGTTCAGTTGTACTGCTTTAGCAATCCCTTATAAGATTgcaacatataaacaaacatctTTTGTCAGTTATGTTATTCCGTTGTagctctaaataaaaataaggatgGTCATACCGGTCATCCCAGCTCTGGCTACGGTGAATCTCCCTCACACTCCTGCTGAAGCCCACCTCTCCTTCCTCAGTACTTCTTTGGTAAAACCCACTTTCTCCACGGCCCCTGcctacacacacagcaaacacgTACGTCTACGTttagatttacagcatttagcagacgcccttatccagagcaacttacatttttatctcatttttatacaactgtgcaactgagggttaagggccttgctcaggggcccagcagtggcagcttggtggacgtaggaatcgaactcacaaccttccgattggtagtccaacaccttaaccactaggctaccacatcttaTACGTCTAAACATATACTAAGTCACAGTACAGGGGAAAGCATGTCTATTTGGTATAGTATGACTATTTTAAGTGATGTGTCTTATTCTTGAaacttgaataaaaaaagaaaaattcttggaaaaataaattaaacattgaCGTGCCTATTGATATCTCCTTGTGCGTCTAGACACTAATGTGAGTCTCAAACTCAACAACCATTCACTATAAGCCTTGCACACTGATTTGCTAATCAGTAATCTGGGTTTTCACTTATTCGCTCACCTCGGCCACCTCTCACACTGCCTCTGCCACGGGCCATACTAGCAGGAATGGCCCCACCCCCTTTACCCATGAGCCTCAGCACAGCCACACTGTTGACAGACATGGAAAAATTCCGctgcaggaaaaaagaaaaaaaaagacaaactttGTTACAAGCAGAAATACAGTAGCACATCAAAACACAAATCATGAGACTGGGAACAGCAAAAATCGgtctattatttcttttaaaaactttatGTCTGTTGTCTACTGGATGTTTACAGGAAGTGTGATGAGCATGTGTGTTTGGTAAATAAGAGTTATGGTGTGACTTAAAGACCTTTTAGAGAAAGACACCACTAcgaaggatgtgtgtgtgtgtgtataaacatttcTAACCTGTTCTTCCTCAGTAAGAGGCACCAGTGCCAGAGGTTGCTGAGGTTCATCCTGCAGTATAGCAGCAAACACCTTATCCTGCATGTCCTCTGGTATCTACAAACACCCAGGCAAGAAAAAAAGAGGCTCATTATTCAGAAAACTTCATCTTATGGTGCATTTTCGACTGTTCGCGGGTAAATTTAGGCATGTCAATGCACATATCTGCAGTGTTGTTTGCTGCCCTATCTGGAATGCTTAGAATGTTGGATATGCAGAGCCGAGTCAAACCCACAGATCTGAACCTGAGGAGAATTTCAGTAGTCGTTAAAACAGACATGCACCTGTAGCTGTCGGGTTGTCACATAGGATAGTTAGAAATGGCCTTAAAGTCTTGTATTTGAAATTTACAACCATTTGTCAGCTTTTGCAGTCCATACCATGTACattaggtctctctctctctcattctggcagttaaaaaaaaaaaaataaataaacaaaaatgatgcAAAGACAGGGTGGGGCGATGAGCTGCGATGTGCTGCCACCCTAAAGCAACAGCTTGCTCTGAGATGTGTTATACCGCTCACACCACAGCTAATTGCCATGTTTCATCAACTCAACTTTTACGTTTTTGACTTGTTAAACGataaattattatcattttttacttttttgtatttgttgtctTATTTTATGGAGTGTCTGCCATACAAATCTCTGTCAGTTACTACAGAATCTATATCAGAACAAGAGTATTAACCTATGAATAACCTATGAATAACCTTTATGCAGTCGATAATGATGTGGTATAATGTGATTACATGTACCATTTATTTAGACCACCTACAgctttcagtgattttttttttcctgaatttataaatatactacggatttaaatatattcattatgACACAATTATTGCTAATATTTCCCACCAAATAATATTATTtccagtcacatacacaaaagaaCATTACATTGTGAAATCTTTGCACGTGAATCCTCAACTGGATTCAGAAATTCACATCTGCAGAGTCAGGGCTCCCCTGGGATCCgctactgaaaataaatgtttttccgCTCTATCTTTCGTCATTTGCTGGCTGCAGTGAAATGTCTTGTAGAACGTTGGTCAGCTACACACCTTGTTGTCTTTG includes these proteins:
- the gigyf1a gene encoding GRB10-interacting GYF protein 1 isoform X1, whose product is MTAETLNFGPEWLRALSSGGSVTSPPPSPAMPKYKLAEYRYGREEMLALYVKDNKIPEDMQDKVFAAILQDEPQQPLALVPLTEEEQRNFSMSVNSVAVLRLMGKGGGAIPASMARGRGSVRGGRGRGRGESGFYQRSTEEGEVGFSRSVREIHRSQSWDDRGERRFEKPLRREGLRVGFEDVGSAGRKEFMRSDSDNWRTLREEHELEEGGETGGSWRLAGSRRDDGGPRSAGWREHGEVRRRKFDFDFRDGGIEGGRRRAGSEGAEEERDGLPEWCTDEEDGEMGTFDSSGAFMPIKKGSKDPIPEEEFDFQGLEDEDEDGTDGEKDSSTGDKAERDETDSAAMCEVEVKSLPPTSPSSMHLVAPQAEPVPMPAAAPICLEDPQPAPTMPSKMPSEVLSEPVSELSPSASSSLPSSPPSASSAATDLPPTGGDPEDDEGMKHLQQEAEKMVAALQDTSLEEECFTQTLQESRNTAAALPLSHDSAMKWFYKDPQGEIQGPFSTVEMCEWFQAGYFSMTLLVKRGCDEGFQPLGDVIKMWGRVPFAPGPSPPPLLCNLDQDRLKKQQELATAALYQQLQQHQLFQLINRCGEQGMMPSMNRSMSVPDTGSMWDMHTSASQPTGGEASLWDLTMNSSTQGPTLEQLQKLQERREAELRAKREEEERKRREEKRRQQQEEQKRREEEELFRRKQQELLMKLLQQAPRQAAAGSGWSAGSVPGLGKQGKSINTLEIQQDTERLYKQQQRAQQQRWATEGLWGSAGMDGKAAGGSSPSGGSMGVWDEALKNQSALRGGMGLKNSRSSPSLSDQYLMMNRRKKTEDEERLLKLLQGMKAQDGFTTWCEQMLHALNTSANNSNSSLDVATIVAYLKEVESPYEVLDFIRSYLGDTVEAKEFAKQFLERRAKQKANHQRQQQLSKEVGGLTMNSFPLQDSMRGMNPAALQSMFQAVHSGKGGMGYDQAGKLKKKQPMMLHSDPSILGYSFHGAGDRMSLSEMEMVEDY
- the gigyf1a gene encoding GRB10-interacting GYF protein 1 isoform X2 — its product is MTAETLNFGPEWLRALSSGGSVTSPPPSPAMPKYKLAEYRYGREEMLALYVKDNKIPEDMQDKVFAAILQDEPQQPLALVPLTEEEQRNFSMSVNSVAVLRLMGKGGGAIPASMARGRGSVRGGRGRGRGESGFYQRSTEEGEVGFSRSVREIHRSQSWDDRGERRFEKPLRREGLRVGFEDVGSAGRKEFMRSDSDNWRTLREEHELEEGGETGGSWRLAGSRRDDGGPRSAGWREHGEVRRRKFDFDFRDGGIEGGRRRAGSEGAEEERDGLPEWCTDEEDGEMGTFDSSGAFMPIKKGSKDPIPEEEFDFQGLEDEDEDGTDGEKDSSTGDKAERDETDSAAMCEVEVKSLPPTSPSSMHLVAPQAEPVPMPAAAPICLEDPQPAPTMPSKMPSEVLSEPVSELSPSASSSLPSSPPSASSAATDLPPTGGDPEDDEGMKHLQQEAEKMVAALQDTSLEEECFTQTLQESRNTAAALPLSHDSAMKWFYKDPQGEIQGPFSTVEMCEWFQAGYFSMTLLVKRGCDEGFQPLGDVIKMWGRVPFAPGPSPPPLLCNLDQDRLKKQQELATAALYQQLQQHQLFQLINRCGEQGMMPSMNRSMSVPDTGSMWDMHTSASQPTGGEASLWDLTMNSSTQGPTLEQLQKLQERREAELRAKREEEERKRREEKRRQQQEEQKRREEEELFRRKQELLMKLLQQAPRQAAAGSGWSAGSVPGLGKQGKSINTLEIQQDTERLYKQQQRAQQQRWATEGLWGSAGMDGKAAGGSSPSGGSMGVWDEALKNQSALRGGMGLKNSRSSPSLSDQYLMMNRRKKTEDEERLLKLLQGMKAQDGFTTWCEQMLHALNTSANNSNSSLDVATIVAYLKEVESPYEVLDFIRSYLGDTVEAKEFAKQFLERRAKQKANHQRQQQLSKEVGGLTMNSFPLQDSMRGMNPAALQSMFQAVHSGKGGMGYDQAGKLKKKQPMMLHSDPSILGYSFHGAGDRMSLSEMEMVEDY